In one window of Nerophis ophidion isolate RoL-2023_Sa linkage group LG05, RoL_Noph_v1.0, whole genome shotgun sequence DNA:
- the LOC133553096 gene encoding sterile alpha motif domain-containing protein 12-like: MEPASKRVSSWSVREVLEWLQEHHPGQVGVLQKEVMKHAISGRALLRLREHHLLQLGVDVEEQQQEMLQDLLLLRVQEEVDELNDICSECFPA; the protein is encoded by the exons ATGGAACCTGCATCCAAGCGTGTATCGTCATGGTCGGTGCGGGAGGTCCTGGAGTGGCTTCAGGAGCACCACCCCGGCCAAGTGGGCGTGCTCCAGAAAGAAGTGATGAAGCACGCCATTTCCG GCCGTGCTTTGCTGAGGCTGAGGGAGCATCACCTGCTCCAGCTGGGAGTGGATGTCGAGGAGCAGCAGCAGGAGATGCTGCAGGACCTCCTCCTCCTCAGGGTGCAGGAGGAAGTCGACGAGCTCAACGATATCTGCTCAG